The genomic window TGGGTAAAGAATGGAGCTTTGGCGGAGATTAAAACTGCTGGTGGATGTCCAGCACTAGCGTAAACCAGGGTGCGCTTTATTCTGTTATAAACACCGTACCAAATGGTAAAGTATTTATCATTGCGCTGAGTCATCTGGAAAGTTTCATTTAACCCCTTGAGAACATCGCTGGGCTGATAGTAATTAATCTTAGCCATCACTTGGTTCTTCAGCAGATTCATCACCGAAAGAGAGGGTAAGGCAGCCCGCAATCCATGTCCAGCTACATCCAGCAAATAAATGACTAAATGATCCTTATCTAGCCAATAGTAATCAAATCCATCGCCTCCCAGCTGTCGCGAGGGAATAAACCGCGAGTCGATGGTTACAGGTGGATCACACAGGGGCGAGGGCAAAATGGAACACACATACTCGGCAGCTTCGGCTAATTCGTCTTCCAGCAACTGTTTTTGGTGCTTCAAATCCCGGCTGAGTTGGTGCAGCCTCAAGCCCGACCTCACTCGCGCCTTCAATTCATTCATTTCAATGGGTTTGCACAAGAAATCATCCGCGCCAGCATCCAACCCTTTAACGCGATCATCGACGGAACCCATCGATGTCAGCAAAATAAAGAAGGTGGTAGAAAGTTCTGGCGTTGCCTTGATTCGACGGCACACCTCCAGTCCGTTCATGCGCGGCATGATCCAGTCGCAAATTACCAAAGCGGGGCTTAACTCTTGGGCTTGAATTAACCCGGCTTCGCCATCGCTTGCTACCGTCAAATCGTACCCTTCGCTTTTGAGTGTTCTTTTCAGCAATAGCTGAATCGCAGGGTCATCATCAATAATCAAAACTTGAACCATGAGACAGAGAGACTAAAGGTCGATTAAGATGGACATCAGGCAGATTAAACTTCAAAGATGACACCTGAAACTCAGTTGAGTTTTAATAAACTTAACCAAAAACATGGACAATCATAAACAAGTATAGTCATTGGCTACCAAAGTCTTCCTTTGCTTTCCACAAGTGACTGACTCGCATTATGATAATTAACATCACTATTAGACTCAAAAATGTCCATGCAGGTAAGAAAGAGACACATCATCACTAAATCTAACAAGTTATACCAACAAAGCAATGCCTTCTGTTTCCAGTTTAATAACCTTGTGTAAGAACTAAGCACATACAGCATTATCTAAGTAAAGGTTTGTTTACAGAAAGGCTGTGCTGTACGCCGTTATAACCTATTTAGCTTGTCTGACGCAATGCGCGATCGCTTGCCGCACAACAACACTTACGCTCCCACCACCCTTTACATCAACTTGTCATGTATTCCTTAGTATAGAGAGAAAGGGAAATGCAGCCCACCAGCAATAAATTTTATGGCTACAGCAACTGTTATATCGAAATTTAACTTTATTAGAAAAAATGGTGTGTTGCTGCTTCTAAAACATTGCTTTAAAAGAAAAGATAAATTATGTATTTAATTATATTAGTGGTTGT from Funiculus sociatus GB2-C1 includes these protein-coding regions:
- a CDS encoding PP2C family protein-serine/threonine phosphatase, with translation MVQVLIIDDDPAIQLLLKRTLKSEGYDLTVASDGEAGLIQAQELSPALVICDWIMPRMNGLEVCRRIKATPELSTTFFILLTSMGSVDDRVKGLDAGADDFLCKPIEMNELKARVRSGLRLHQLSRDLKHQKQLLEDELAEAAEYVCSILPSPLCDPPVTIDSRFIPSRQLGGDGFDYYWLDKDHLVIYLLDVAGHGLRAALPSLSVMNLLKNQVMAKINYYQPSDVLKGLNETFQMTQRNDKYFTIWYGVYNRIKRTLVYASAGHPPAVLISAKAPFFTQVKRLKTPGLPVGMFPDVEFTDDFCEVEKSSTLYIFSDGIYEINQPDGNIWGLDAFVQLLTNCRDKSESNLDRVLRSVQVVNPKDYFDDDLSLLQINFP